The sequence TCTGCTGGCACACCATGTAAAAAAAGGCAGCACTATATTTTACTTGTTCCTGTTTGCCATAATGGCACCCGCGGGCTATTTTTTCAGTACGATGCTGAGCAGCGGCGGCATTGGCAACCTGCAGCAGTATTTTAACCGCATTATGGGCGTGGTGATCGGTATCTTCCTGCATATCTCTACCACCATCCTGTTCGAATCATCCGAGGATCATAAATTTAATACCCGTAAACTGATAGCCGTGCTGACTGGTGTGGGGATTGCGTTGGGGATGTTTTTAATGGAAATATAAGCCTGAACTAAACGTGGCTTACCAAAAGAACAAACCCGCGATAATTGCAGCCGCTATATAACTTAATGCCGAAGCGATTAGTTTACCGATCACAAACATTTTATGATAATTAACATAAATGGCGCTGCCCAATTCGGTTATTAAACTAAAACATCCAAAGCAGACCAGGCCTAACTTGCAATTTGATAAAACATTGGCCGGAAGCACATAGTGCGAGCCTATCTTGAGGTAAAAAGTGGTAAATAAAATGCCGAACAATAACGAAAGCAAGGTACTATAAGTGTAACTGGTGTAACTTTCAGGGCGCCAGGTTTGTGGAGTAAGTGCCTGGTAGCGGTGAAATAAGAAACCAATAATAAACCATTCGATAATGGTAGTTGCCACGCCTATACAAACAGCCGACAAAATAAAGTGAATTGTTGTCATGATAATCAGGGTTTATATAAAGGTAGTTTTTATTTTTAATATAAAAACCTGATTAACAACACCTTTATTTGCTTTGACTTTTATAAAACCCGTAACGCGTTAGCCCCGCAACTTATCCAGCAGATCGCTCAGCTGCGCGGCCTCATCTTCAGTAAGATTATCTTTTAGCAGATCTTTCGCTTTAAACTCGCCATCCATTTTAGAAAGGACCTCCAGCCCAAGGTCGCTAATGCGGATATCTACAGCGCGGCGGTCTTTTTTGTTAGTGCAGCGCGATACCATACCCTTTTGGATCAGGCGGTCGACGATGCGTGAAGCGTCGGACATTTTATCTATCATACGTTCCTTTAGCAGATTGATGGTAGCCGGATTAGGATATTGGCCACGTAAAATGCGCAGGATATTAAATTGCTGGGTGGTGAGGTTATGCTTCTCGAATTTATCGCGGTTGGCGTTGGATAGCCAGTTATAGGTGTAGGAAATATTGATGATCACCTTATGGTAATTATCTTCAAAATTGGTGCTTTGTATTTCCTTATCTATTTGCATCGTTACGCAAATTAACAAATTTACAACTTATTTGTGTTCCTGCTTTTTTTCCTGTTTGGGTTTCCCGTAATCCCAGGGGCAATGCAGGCATTTATTTTTACAGCAATATCCGCGTTTTAAATGGTACTCGCGTGTAAACACAAAGTTACCATCCTGGTTGATATAATAATCGATATTTTCCTGCAGGCTCACGCTAACATTTTTACAAAAATA comes from Mucilaginibacter mali and encodes:
- a CDS encoding DUF5522 domain-containing protein, producing MSLQENIDYYINQDGNFVFTREYHLKRGYCCKNKCLHCPWDYGKPKQEKKQEHK
- a CDS encoding MarR family winged helix-turn-helix transcriptional regulator, with the translated sequence MQIDKEIQSTNFEDNYHKVIINISYTYNWLSNANRDKFEKHNLTTQQFNILRILRGQYPNPATINLLKERMIDKMSDASRIVDRLIQKGMVSRCTNKKDRRAVDIRISDLGLEVLSKMDGEFKAKDLLKDNLTEDEAAQLSDLLDKLRG